Proteins co-encoded in one Arachis hypogaea cultivar Tifrunner chromosome 13, arahy.Tifrunner.gnm2.J5K5, whole genome shotgun sequence genomic window:
- the LOC140177843 gene encoding uncharacterized protein: MDPALSAPSFTSPPFAYFAADCVSALLRALILHRCWVLASASASASPDLRSSVITEARSEIHLSFPFTAATPSICLPGALNVAAVSEELAARQQDGDAGKPTGGDSPLEMEEKNGRRYLAMQRCLVWLLV, translated from the exons ATGGATCCAGCGTTATCTGCTCCTTCCTTTACTTCTCCGCCGTTTGCCTACTTCGCTGCAGATTGCGTCTCTGCTCTGCTTCGTGCACTCATTCTCCACCGTTGTTGGGTACTTGCGTCGGCATCGGCGTCGGCGTCCCCCGATCTGAGATCCAGCGTTATCACGGAGGCCAGATCTGAGATCCACCTCTCCTTCCCGTTCACCGCCGCTACTCCGTCGATCTGTCTGCCAG GTGCACTAAATGTTGCTGCTGTCAGCGAAGAGTTAGCAGCACGGCAGCAAGATGGTGATGCCGGAAAGCCAACTGGTGGAGATTCACCGTTGGAGATGGAAGAGAAGAACGGTAGAAGATATCTTGCCATGCAAAG